The Desulfomonilia bacterium DNA segment TCTCTTGTTGTTCCAATTGATTTTTCTGCACCGATATCACGGACAATTGCTTCGTGGATGTTGGGGTTTTCTAGAAATACCTTCCCTGTGCTTTTCAGAAGAGTCCCCCCCCTTCCTGAAGAGGGGATCAGCCTTATAAGCCCCGTCTCACTCAATATCTGAAGGTAATATCCAATTGTTTTATTGTCGATGCCAATGTGCCTGGAGATACTGTTAACGTTTATTTCACTTGGTGGTATTGTGGCCAGATAGGAAAGTATCTTTTTAAAGTTTGCCAGGTTGGATGTTTTCAAATTGTAATAAGTGGCAACATCCTCATAAATTATTTTATCGATTATGTTCATCAGACGCTGGTGGTATGTTTCCTTATCTTCACCTGCAAAAGGATAATAGCCGTAATCCAGGTAAGATTTAAAATGCCCCCTGATTCTTTCGATGGATGCAATCTTAATGGTATCGGGATTTGACGGTTCCATTATCTGCTTTAAAGAGAGTACCGGAAGATCAAGATTGCAATTGAACAGCAGGTATTCCCGAAACGACATTCCGTTAAGCCTGTAAAGGATACCACGTCTTGAAAGGTCATATGTCCCCTTGATGAGATCGAGACTTGAACTGCCTGAAAATATAATCTTGATGTCAGGGAATGAGTCATAGACATTTTTCAGTTCCTGGTTCCAATTTTTGTATTTATGGACCTCATCCAAAAAGAATGTCTTAATGGCCTCTGTTTCATACTGTTCAATGATATATTCGTAAAGGCTGTTGGCTGAAAAATAAATGCTGTCAAGGCTGAGGTATAAACATTTTGATTTATCGTCGATATTGTCTTTTATATACTGGAGCATAAGTGTTGTTTTCCCTGTGCCCCTGGGCCCGATCAATCCGGTTAAACGGTTTTTTATGTTGAACGATGGATACAGATACCTTTTCTTATCATATTTTATTGAGTCAAGAAGTCTGTAATAAGTAGTTTTGAGCTGGTTTTTCATTTAGACTCTAATCCTTTTAATTGTTTATATTATTGGAATGTACTCCAATTGATACTTTATTGTCAACCGGTGGAATGGGTCACATTAGATGGTAAATCAGTATTCATGTGTTTTTCCGAGTGAAATAACCGCAGTATTATTTTAATCGGGGGAATCTGAGCCGCCGCTCTTCCTGTATGAGCATCTTGTTGGTCTCTTCCATCTGAAGCCACTGCTCACGGGTTACGCTGATGTTCATATTGAGCCATTCCCTGAGAGTGTTGATAACCAGATCTTTTTCATCAAGGTCTGCAATATTTACACCGTGATTCGCGCCCGGCTGGATGATTTTCAACGCATTCGTCTTTCCTGTAAGTTCGACGGCCGTTGAGGTGTAGGGATCATTGCCGCCGTATATATAGATAATGTTATTGCCGCTGTTCTGAAGCCATGTGTTTATGTCGATCATGGCAGCAGGGTCAAAGACCATAACGGCATCGGCAGGTGCAAAAACCCTGTAAGTCGGATTCGGCAGATCCACAAGCAGGTCTGCCAGATGGTTATAGATATAAGGCGCATAACCGAGCTGTGTGTACGCCTGATAATAGAACGGAGCAAACTGATTCATCACGTATTCGGTATAATTGGCTGGGTCGTTAATTTCCTTCAAATGGTTGAACCACGCCTCGGGGCCTGCATCCGCCCCGGGAATCCTGCCGGTGTCGCCATCGCCGTACTGCCAGAAAGAAAACATGTATTCGAGCACGTTATATTCAAATGTTTCGCCTGGGCTGAAACTGTAGGTAAGCCCCTTCTGCTGAGCATAGTCGATATAACAGGGAATAAGAAGGTCTCTGTTGGACAGGCAGAGCCTCTGGAATGCCGTTATCTTTTCCCTGTCTTCCGGCGTCCCCACCTGCTCTGTGAGGAATGTCGCAAACCGCGGGTCTTCAACGCCGAACATCATGGGAGCTACATAGGCAATCGTCACATCTGCATCATCGGGAAAAAACCTTGCGTCATAGAATGTGGTCATGCCTCCCTTTGAATAGCCTGTTGCGACCCACTTTCCTTTATAGATACCTTTGAAAAGCTCTTTTATCCTGTGGTGGTCTGATGACGCCTGCCATATGTCAAGGTATTTCCAGTCGAGAGGATCGGGCCTGGCGGAATCAAAATAGCGGTGCGTTATGTATATCTGGTTTGCATTGAGCAGTCTTGCCGGTTCACATATCCAGTTCCTGCCTGTTGAGTAGCCGGAATGGAATTTGACCATGGGTGCTTTTTCATCGATATGCGAAAGCAGAATGCGCTGGCTGAATTTGGCGCCGTCAGGTCTGTTGTGGTCAACAGGCTGGGTC contains these protein-coding regions:
- a CDS encoding peptidase — its product is MIRLLRYNALTALILVLLSILNLSACSSSSNKTLTLEEKLEKIPDITFTRIRPPQGYKEAFEIYVTQPVDHNRPDGAKFSQRILLSHIDEKAPMVKFHSGYSTGRNWICEPARLLNANQIYITHRYFDSARPDPLDWKYLDIWQASSDHHRIKELFKGIYKGKWVATGYSKGGMTTFYDARFFPDDADVTIAYVAPMMFGVEDPRFATFLTEQVGTPEDREKITAFQRLCLSNRDLLIPCYIDYAQQKGLTYSFSPGETFEYNVLEYMFSFWQYGDGDTGRIPGADAGPEAWFNHLKEINDPANYTEYVMNQFAPFYYQAYTQLGYAPYIYNHLADLLVDLPNPTYRVFAPADAVMVFDPAAMIDINTWLQNSGNNIIYIYGGNDPYTSTAVELTGKTNALKIIQPGANHGVNIADLDEKDLVINTLREWLNMNISVTREQWLQMEETNKMLIQEERRLRFPRLK
- a CDS encoding AAA family ATPase, coding for MKNQLKTTYYRLLDSIKYDKKRYLYPSFNIKNRLTGLIGPRGTGKTTLMLQYIKDNIDDKSKCLYLSLDSIYFSANSLYEYIIEQYETEAIKTFFLDEVHKYKNWNQELKNVYDSFPDIKIIFSGSSSLDLIKGTYDLSRRGILYRLNGMSFREYLLFNCNLDLPVLSLKQIMEPSNPDTIKIASIERIRGHFKSYLDYGYYPFAGEDKETYHQRLMNIIDKIIYEDVATYYNLKTSNLANFKKILSYLATIPPSEINVNSISRHIGIDNKTIGYYLQILSETGLIRLIPSSGRGGTLLKSTGKVFLENPNIHEAIVRDIGAEKSIGTTRELFFAAMLLNSGNKIFSSRIGDYEVNKKYFEIGGKTKDFKQIKDNLENSYLVKDDILIGEKGVIPLYLFGFLY